The proteins below are encoded in one region of Hordeum vulgare subsp. vulgare chromosome 3H, MorexV3_pseudomolecules_assembly, whole genome shotgun sequence:
- the LOC123445304 gene encoding probable glucuronosyltransferase Os01g0926600: MGKPRAMLALAAALALLLSCSDVVVRAQDTERIEGSAGDVLEDDPVGRLKVYVYELPTKYNKKMVAKDSRCLSHMFAAEIFMHRFLLSSAIRTMNPEEADWFYTPVYTTCDLTPWGHPLPFKSPRIMRSAVQFISSHWPYWNRTAGADHFFVVPHDFGACFHYQEEKAIERGILPLLRRATLVQTFGQKDHVCLKEGSINIPPYAPPQKMKTHLVPPETPRSIFVYFRGLFYDTANDPEGGYYARGARASVWENFKNNPLFDISTDHPPTYYEDMQRAIFCLCPLGWAPWSPRLVEAVVFGCIPVIIADDIVLPFADAIPWDEIGVFVAEDDVPKLDTILTSIPMEVILRKQRLLANPSMKQAMLFPQPAQAGDAFHQILNGLARKLPHSKSVYLTPGQKALNWTQGPKGDLKPW, encoded by the exons ATGGGGAAGCCGCGGGCGATGCTCGCCCTCGCGGCGGCGCTCGCGCTGCTCCTCTCCTGCTCCGACGTCGTCGTCAGGGCCCAGGACACCGAGAGGATCGAAG GGAGTGCTGGTGATGTGCTGGAGGATGATCCTGTCGGGAGGCTGAAGGTGTACGTCTACGAGCTGCCCACCAAGTACAACAAGAAGATGGTGGCCAAGGACTCCAGGTGCCTCAGCCACATGTTTGCCGCCGAGATATTCATGCACCGGTTCCTGCTGTCGAGCGCGATCCGGACCATGAACCCGGAGGAGGCCGACTGGTTCTACACTCCGGTGTACACCACCTGTGACCTTACTCCGTGGGGCCATCCGTTGCCCTTCAAGTCTCCGCGGATCATGAGGAGTGCAGTTCAGTTTATCTCATCACACTGGCCCTATTGGAACCGGACAGCAGGTGCTGATCATTTCTTCGTCGTGCCGCATGACTTTGGGGCATGCTTCCATTATCAG GAAGAAAAGGCGATTGAACGGGGGATCCTTCCATTGCTTCGCCGCGCTACACTTGTCCAGACATTTGGGCAGAAGGATCATGTCTGCCTAAAGGAAGGCTCAATCAACATCCCACCATATGCTCCTCCCCAGAAAATGAAAACTCACCTTGTTCCCCCGGAAACCCCGCGGTCCATCTTTGTGTATTTCCGGGGTTTGTTCTACGATACTGCGAATGATCCTGAGGGTGGTTACTATGCAAG AGGCGCCCGTGCATCGGTGTGGGAGAACTTCAAGAACAACCCTCTGTTCGACATCTCGACGGACCACCCACCCACCTACTACGAGGACATGCAGCGCGCCATTTTCTGTCTGTGCCCGCTGGGGTGGGCGCCATGGAGCccccgcctcgtggaggcggtgGTGTTCGGGTGCATCCCGGTGATCATCGCGGACGACATCGTCCTGCCTTTTGCGGACGCCATCCCGTGGGACGAGATCGGCGTGTTCGTGGCGGAGGACGACGTCCCGAAACTTGACACCATCCTGACGTCCATCCCGATGGAGGTGATCCTGCGGAAGCAGAGGCTGCTGGCGAACCCGTCGATGAAGCAGGCCATGCTGTTCCCGCAGCCCGCGCAGGCCGGGGACGCCTTCCACCAGATCCTGAACGGGCTGGCGCGGAAGCTCCCGCACAGCAAGAGCGTGTACCTGACCCCGGGGCAGAAGGCGCTGAACTGGACCCAGGGCCCCAAGGGCGACCTGAAGCCATGGTAG